From a region of the Gammaproteobacteria bacterium genome:
- a CDS encoding DEAD/DEAH box helicase family protein has product MSKTIEEILAPKPAVRPRVYAYSIDDTAHAGLLKVGQTTRDVKQRVAEQLKTANIKNYKIELDEVAERDDGTTFTDHEVRAALVKKKFENTELEWMRCTLKDLKAVFIALRTGQQIAGTRDQNFPMRAEQRAAVEKTHAYFHSIWKEDMHAVPRFLWNAKMRFGKTFTSYQLARKLGAKRVLVVTFKPAVEDAWQTDLESHVDFDGWQYMSRNSGSDPTKVSAKKPLVYFGSFQDLLGRDDAGNIKAKNEWLHQVKWDLVVFDEYHFGAWRDTAKELFEGEEEAIAKKEAKLEYAAGLEGVNEDLAVLSEKETEFLPITTKAYLYLSGTPFKALVTGEFIEEQIFSWTYTDEQHAKEDFEKRNPGKWNPYGALPKLHLLTYQMPPELIAVASAGEFDEFDLNAFFEASGEGKKAQFKHKSDVQKWLDIIRGGYALKTVEQLKTGSRAPFPYYDATLLPYLQHSFWFLPNVAACHAMGNLLAEKHNVFWHDYTAIVTAGSSAGIGLDALPPVRKAIGSGFDTKTIMLSCGKLTTGVTVPQWSSILMLRNLKSPETYFQSAFRVQSPWSIKNPNGDDPNEEEIFKPACFVFDFAPTRALRQLSDYAIGLSPNESNPENAVKDLVSFLPVLAYDGANMTQIDAGGILDIAMAGTSATLLARKWESALLVNVDNDTLRRIMDNPEAMAAVERIEGWRALGDNIIETIINKSEKVKELKNKAKDHDLTAKQMKQLTEEEKEYKSKRKLVQEKLIKFATRIPAFMYLTDFRENTLQDVITKLEPELFLAVTGLTVEDFHLLVRLRVFNTEQMNQAVFAFRRYEDASLAYTGIESHEGLVHYGLYDTVVARN; this is encoded by the coding sequence ATGAGTAAGACCATCGAAGAAATCCTAGCGCCGAAGCCGGCGGTGCGCCCGCGCGTCTACGCCTACTCGATTGACGACACGGCACATGCGGGCCTGCTCAAGGTCGGCCAGACCACGCGCGATGTGAAGCAGCGCGTCGCCGAGCAGCTCAAGACTGCCAACATCAAGAATTACAAAATCGAGCTGGACGAGGTGGCCGAGCGCGACGACGGCACGACGTTTACCGACCACGAGGTGCGCGCCGCCCTCGTCAAAAAGAAATTCGAGAACACGGAATTGGAATGGATGCGCTGCACGCTCAAGGATTTGAAGGCCGTGTTCATCGCGCTTCGCACAGGGCAGCAAATCGCGGGCACGCGCGACCAGAATTTTCCCATGCGCGCCGAGCAGCGCGCCGCCGTTGAAAAGACCCATGCCTATTTCCATTCCATCTGGAAGGAGGACATGCATGCCGTCCCGCGCTTCCTTTGGAACGCCAAGATGCGTTTCGGCAAAACCTTCACCAGCTACCAACTCGCCCGGAAACTCGGGGCGAAGCGCGTGCTTGTGGTCACATTCAAGCCTGCTGTGGAGGATGCCTGGCAGACGGACCTCGAATCGCACGTTGATTTTGACGGCTGGCAATATATGTCACGCAATTCCGGCAGCGACCCGACGAAGGTTTCTGCCAAGAAGCCGCTGGTCTATTTCGGTTCGTTCCAGGATTTGCTGGGCCGCGACGATGCGGGAAACATCAAGGCCAAGAACGAGTGGCTGCACCAGGTGAAGTGGGATTTGGTCGTGTTCGATGAATATCACTTCGGCGCATGGCGTGACACGGCCAAGGAACTGTTTGAGGGCGAAGAAGAAGCGATCGCCAAAAAGGAAGCGAAGCTCGAATACGCCGCCGGGCTGGAAGGCGTGAACGAAGACCTCGCAGTTCTATCCGAGAAGGAAACCGAATTCCTGCCCATCACCACCAAGGCTTACCTTTATCTCTCCGGCACGCCGTTCAAGGCGCTGGTCACGGGCGAGTTCATCGAGGAACAGATTTTCAGCTGGACCTACACCGACGAGCAGCACGCTAAGGAAGATTTCGAGAAAAGGAATCCCGGCAAGTGGAATCCTTATGGCGCGTTGCCCAAGTTACATCTGCTAACGTATCAAATGCCCCCAGAGTTGATAGCGGTCGCGAGCGCCGGAGAATTTGATGAGTTTGACCTGAACGCCTTCTTTGAGGCCTCTGGCGAAGGGAAGAAAGCACAGTTCAAGCACAAGAGCGATGTCCAGAAGTGGCTCGACATCATCCGCGGTGGATATGCGCTCAAGACGGTGGAGCAACTCAAGACTGGTTCGCGAGCCCCGTTCCCGTATTATGACGCCACCTTGTTGCCCTATCTCCAGCACTCGTTCTGGTTTCTGCCCAACGTCGCGGCCTGCCACGCGATGGGGAATTTGCTGGCAGAAAAGCACAACGTCTTCTGGCACGATTACACTGCAATCGTCACCGCTGGCTCTTCGGCAGGCATCGGGTTGGACGCGCTGCCGCCCGTGCGCAAGGCCATCGGCAGCGGTTTCGACACCAAGACCATCATGCTTTCGTGCGGCAAGCTCACGACCGGCGTCACCGTGCCGCAGTGGTCATCTATCTTGATGCTGCGAAATCTGAAGTCGCCGGAGACGTATTTTCAGTCGGCGTTTCGTGTGCAATCACCGTGGTCCATCAAGAATCCCAACGGCGACGATCCGAACGAGGAGGAAATCTTCAAGCCCGCCTGTTTTGTGTTCGACTTCGCGCCCACGCGCGCGCTACGGCAGCTCTCGGACTACGCGATCGGCCTTTCGCCCAACGAGTCGAACCCCGAGAACGCCGTCAAGGACCTCGTGTCATTCTTGCCAGTGCTGGCCTACGACGGCGCGAACATGACGCAGATTGATGCGGGTGGCATTCTCGACATCGCGATGGCCGGCACCTCCGCCACGCTCCTTGCCCGCAAGTGGGAATCCGCGCTGCTCGTGAACGTGGACAACGACACTCTGCGCCGAATCATGGACAATCCCGAGGCAATGGCTGCCGTAGAGCGCATCGAGGGCTGGCGCGCGCTCGGTGACAATATCATTGAGACGATTATTAACAAAAGCGAGAAGGTCAAGGAGCTCAAGAACAAGGCTAAAGATCACGATCTGACGGCGAAGCAGATGAAGCAACTTACCGAGGAGGAGAAAGAATACAAGTCCAAGCGTAAGCTCGTTCAGGAGAAACTGATCAAGTTTGCTACGCGCATACCAGCGTTCATGTACCTGACCGATTTCCGAGAGAACACGCTTCAGGATGTCATTACTAAGCTCGAGCCTGAATTATTTCTTGCTGTTACGGGTCTGACAGTAGAGGATTTTCATCTGCTTGTGCGTCTGCGGGTATTCAATACTGAGCAGATGAATCAGGCCGTTTTCGCCTTCCGCCGCTACGAAGATGCCTCGCTTGCCTATACCGGAATCGAGAGTCACGAGGGTCTAGTTCACTATGGGCTCTATGACACTGTGGTCGCGAGGAACTGA
- a CDS encoding Eco57I restriction-modification methylase domain-containing protein, with amino-acid sequence MSAQASFALRSRNPDVLTCIANLSNDEVFTPPEFANRMLDTLAEAWAANNKGANIWADKTVKFLDPCTKSGVFLREITSRLNKGLEQEIPDLQKRVDHILTRQVFGIGITQITSLLARRSVYCSKHATGKHSIAKSFTSDDGNIWFKRLKHTWNGDKCKYCGAGKSVFDRVAGLETHAYAFIHTDNIKTQLAEIFGGNMQFDVIIGNPPYQMKGGAGGSSDSSIYHLFVEQAMKLDPRFLSMVIPSRWLAGGRGMDEFRKSMLTGGHISHLVDYTKMSTAFPGVDFEGGVGYFLWDGSHQGDCKYSLILGDEQQPPIARKLDEFDIFVRNERAISILKKVQRLNEPSVADLVSGDTPFGLATNFAEYKEKPFRGSVALYITDRGKRVVVHTTRSGIRKNAHLIDSWKVLFPEAYGERGAIPALVLGPSIVTPPESVCTQTYLVAGPLTSKKAATSLQSYYITRFFRFLVSLRKITQHALRSTYSWIPQQTWDRTWTDEELYAKYGITKKEQAYIESQVREMNPDDIDDE; translated from the coding sequence ATGAGCGCCCAAGCCAGCTTTGCATTGCGTAGCCGCAACCCCGACGTACTCACTTGCATCGCGAACCTCTCCAACGACGAGGTGTTTACCCCGCCAGAGTTCGCCAACCGGATGCTGGACACGCTGGCCGAGGCGTGGGCCGCGAACAACAAGGGCGCAAATATCTGGGCGGACAAGACAGTGAAATTCCTGGACCCCTGCACCAAATCCGGTGTGTTCCTGCGCGAGATCACCAGCCGCCTCAACAAAGGGCTGGAGCAGGAGATTCCTGATTTGCAAAAGCGCGTGGACCACATCCTGACTCGGCAGGTGTTCGGCATCGGCATCACGCAAATTACCAGCCTGCTCGCGCGGCGCAGCGTGTATTGCTCCAAGCACGCCACCGGCAAGCACTCCATCGCCAAATCCTTCACCAGCGACGATGGCAATATCTGGTTCAAGCGCCTCAAACACACGTGGAATGGCGACAAGTGCAAGTATTGCGGCGCTGGCAAATCCGTTTTCGACCGGGTGGCGGGACTGGAAACCCACGCCTACGCGTTCATTCACACCGACAACATCAAGACTCAGCTCGCCGAGATATTTGGAGGCAACATGCAATTCGACGTAATCATCGGAAATCCACCGTATCAAATGAAAGGTGGCGCAGGCGGTTCGAGCGACTCCTCGATCTACCATCTATTTGTCGAGCAGGCGATGAAGCTTGACCCACGCTTCTTGAGCATGGTCATCCCGTCAAGATGGCTGGCCGGTGGGCGCGGCATGGACGAGTTCCGAAAGTCCATGCTTACCGGCGGACACATCAGCCACCTTGTTGATTACACGAAAATGTCCACAGCATTTCCGGGCGTAGATTTTGAAGGCGGGGTTGGTTACTTCTTGTGGGACGGGAGTCATCAAGGCGACTGCAAATATAGTCTCATACTTGGAGACGAACAGCAGCCGCCGATCGCTCGCAAGCTGGATGAGTTCGACATTTTCGTCCGCAATGAACGCGCGATTAGCATTCTGAAAAAAGTTCAACGCTTGAACGAACCTTCGGTGGCAGACCTCGTGAGCGGAGACACGCCGTTTGGCCTAGCTACGAATTTTGCTGAATATAAGGAGAAACCTTTTCGGGGCTCGGTTGCCCTTTATATAACAGACCGTGGAAAACGTGTAGTGGTGCATACCACTAGGTCCGGCATCCGAAAGAATGCGCATCTGATTGATTCATGGAAAGTGCTTTTTCCAGAAGCTTACGGAGAGCGCGGCGCAATCCCAGCATTGGTTCTCGGCCCTTCCATCGTGACTCCGCCTGAATCGGTATGCACGCAAACGTATTTGGTGGCAGGGCCACTCACGAGTAAAAAGGCGGCGACTAGTCTACAAAGCTATTACATAACTCGGTTCTTTCGCTTCCTCGTTTCGCTTCGGAAAATCACCCAACACGCACTTCGGTCAACATATTCATGGATTCCACAGCAGACGTGGGATCGCACTTGGACGGACGAAGAACTTTACGCGAAATACGGCATCACGAAAAAGGAGCAGGCTTACATCGAGTCGCAAGTCCGTGAAATGAACCCCGACGATATTGACGATGAGTAA
- a CDS encoding DNA methyltransferase, with product MIDEQVKSKQRVADHGEVFTPAWMVEAMLDLVKGETERIDSRFLEPACGSGNFLVQILRRKLAAVELKYGKSDFERQHYALLALMCIYGIELLPDNIAECRANLLEILADYLKLAEPDALYRAGFYVLSHNLVHGDALKMRTSDAQPITFAEWGYLGKGKFQRRDFRLDILTGSSAFSAEGSLFAHLAKHELFTPIKSYPPMTVSVLAAIASEVAV from the coding sequence ATGATTGACGAGCAGGTTAAATCTAAACAACGGGTCGCCGATCACGGTGAGGTATTCACCCCCGCGTGGATGGTCGAGGCCATGCTCGACCTTGTGAAGGGCGAGACGGAGCGCATTGACTCCCGCTTCCTGGAACCTGCGTGCGGCAGCGGCAACTTTCTCGTGCAGATACTGCGACGCAAGCTCGCTGCCGTGGAGCTCAAGTACGGCAAGTCCGATTTCGAGCGACAGCACTATGCGCTGCTCGCGCTGATGTGCATATACGGCATCGAGCTGCTGCCCGACAACATCGCTGAGTGTCGTGCCAATCTGCTGGAGATCCTCGCCGATTACCTGAAGCTCGCGGAGCCGGACGCGCTCTATCGGGCAGGGTTCTACGTGCTGTCGCACAACCTTGTCCACGGTGACGCCCTGAAGATGCGCACCAGTGATGCTCAGCCCATCACTTTTGCGGAATGGGGCTATCTGGGCAAGGGCAAGTTTCAGCGGCGCGACTTCCGTCTGGACATTCTTACCGGCTCGTCGGCCTTCAGCGCGGAGGGTTCGCTCTTCGCCCACCTCGCGAAGCACGAGCTCTTTACGCCGATCAAGTCCTACCCGCCGATGACGGTGAGTGTGCTGGCCGCCATTGCGTCCGAGGTCGCCGTATGA
- a CDS encoding SOS response-associated peptidase has protein sequence MCGRYTVRFTEATRLPAHLAQAVPQFAPRYNIAPQQKAPVIRQADGKHKVEELVWGFRPSWLKDKNKAQINARAETLFLKPMFKQSALSRRCLVLATGWYEWQKQPGGKKQPYAFHLEHDALFAFAGIWTRWHGEGEEAEENYAIVTTGANPLAAIVHSRMPVVLTGESCEQWLNEGPEQATELEALLKPYGAKDLDAYRVSTYVNKPSNTSAECLRAV, from the coding sequence ATGTGCGGCCGCTATACAGTCCGGTTCACCGAGGCGACCAGGCTTCCCGCGCACTTGGCCCAGGCCGTTCCGCAGTTTGCCCCCCGCTACAACATCGCGCCGCAGCAGAAGGCGCCGGTGATCCGGCAGGCCGACGGCAAGCACAAGGTCGAGGAACTCGTATGGGGATTCCGGCCATCCTGGCTCAAGGACAAGAACAAGGCGCAGATCAACGCGCGGGCCGAGACGCTGTTCTTAAAACCCATGTTCAAGCAATCCGCGCTCAGCCGCCGCTGCCTGGTGCTAGCTACCGGCTGGTACGAATGGCAGAAACAGCCCGGGGGCAAAAAGCAGCCTTATGCATTTCATCTTGAGCACGATGCGCTTTTTGCCTTTGCCGGAATCTGGACACGTTGGCACGGAGAAGGGGAGGAAGCGGAGGAGAACTATGCGATCGTGACCACGGGTGCGAACCCGCTCGCCGCAATAGTGCACAGCCGAATGCCGGTAGTGTTGACCGGGGAGTCTTGCGAGCAGTGGCTTAACGAGGGACCTGAGCAGGCGACTGAACTCGAAGCACTGCTCAAGCCCTATGGCGCGAAAGATCTGGACGCTTACCGCGTGAGCACCTATGTGAACAAGCCGTCGAATACCAGCGCGGAATGCCTGCGCGCAGTGTGA
- a CDS encoding DNA polymerase IV, which translates to MNAFFASIEQLDFPGLRARPVAVTNGLKGTCIITSSYEARQYGVKTGMHIKEGRRLCPELIQRPARPTRYAALSAAIMAALEAVTPDIEVFSVDEAFLDVTDCQALGTPVALAAKARRIVFETSGLLCSIGVSGDKTTAKYGAKLHKPNGFTVIPPWEARERLHAVPMTELCGIKQGIGNYLSARGVHTCGDMQRLPISELGRRFGNPGRRIWLMAQGLDPDPIHKDVPPPKQVSAGKVTPPATRDRALLTAFLQHMAELVTYRLRHNQLEAKTFWIGLLTDNGWIEATYRAPVAMADGGMLNRFCRDHLKTHWHSQGVHQVMVNARDPQPIALQQDLFTVWPEKRRRFNAVMDRINDKYGQFTLMPAPLLHRSSMPDVISPAWKPTGHRRTI; encoded by the coding sequence ATGAATGCTTTTTTTGCATCCATCGAGCAGCTGGATTTCCCCGGCCTGCGCGCCCGGCCGGTGGCCGTCACCAATGGACTCAAGGGGACCTGCATCATCACCTCCAGCTACGAAGCCCGGCAATATGGCGTCAAGACCGGCATGCACATCAAAGAAGGCCGGCGGCTCTGCCCGGAGCTTATCCAGCGTCCGGCCCGGCCTACGCGCTACGCCGCGCTGTCCGCCGCGATCATGGCGGCGCTGGAAGCGGTAACCCCGGACATCGAGGTGTTCAGCGTGGACGAAGCCTTTCTGGACGTGACCGACTGCCAGGCGCTCGGCACCCCGGTGGCCCTGGCCGCCAAGGCGCGACGCATTGTTTTTGAAACCTCCGGTTTGCTGTGCAGCATCGGCGTATCCGGCGATAAAACCACGGCCAAGTATGGGGCGAAGCTCCACAAGCCCAACGGGTTTACCGTGATTCCGCCTTGGGAGGCGCGCGAGCGATTGCACGCGGTGCCGATGACCGAGCTTTGTGGCATCAAGCAGGGCATCGGCAACTATCTATCAGCACGAGGTGTTCACACTTGCGGAGACATGCAACGGCTCCCCATCAGCGAACTCGGCCGGCGCTTCGGCAATCCCGGCCGGCGGATCTGGCTCATGGCCCAAGGCCTGGATCCCGACCCGATACACAAGGATGTCCCGCCCCCGAAACAGGTGAGTGCCGGCAAGGTCACTCCACCCGCGACCCGAGACCGCGCACTGCTCACCGCCTTCCTGCAGCACATGGCTGAGCTCGTGACCTACCGGCTGCGGCATAACCAGCTTGAAGCCAAGACCTTCTGGATCGGCTTGCTTACGGACAACGGCTGGATCGAGGCCACGTATCGTGCTCCGGTTGCCATGGCGGACGGGGGGATGCTGAATCGCTTCTGCCGGGATCATCTCAAAACCCATTGGCACAGCCAGGGTGTGCATCAGGTCATGGTCAACGCGCGCGATCCCCAGCCGATCGCACTGCAACAGGATCTGTTCACGGTATGGCCCGAGAAGCGCCGGCGGTTCAATGCCGTCATGGACCGCATCAACGATAAATACGGCCAGTTCACCCTCATGCCGGCCCCGCTGCTGCATCGCAGCAGCATGCCGGATGTGATTTCGCCTGCCTGGAAACCGACCGGGCACCGCCGGACGATCTGA
- a CDS encoding glutathione S-transferase family protein, producing MTIIITAFERSPDGGKGLARDTRVRWALEEVGQPYEVRLVSFRAMKEPAHRALHPFGKIPTYEEGDLVLFETGAIVLHIAERYAGLMPKDANARARAIVWMFTALNTIEPPILELANAKLLERDKSWYEARLPLVQDRVRDPLGQLSKRLGDADWLEGAFSAGDLMMVSVLLRLRASGILDEYQNLAVYVARGEARPAYKRAFAAQLAVNSGNLLAR from the coding sequence ATGACCATCATCATCACCGCCTTTGAACGCTCACCCGATGGCGGTAAGGGATTGGCACGTGATACTCGCGTACGCTGGGCGCTTGAAGAAGTAGGTCAACCCTACGAGGTCCGCCTTGTCTCTTTCCGTGCGATGAAGGAACCCGCGCACCGCGCGCTGCATCCGTTCGGCAAAATTCCGACTTATGAAGAGGGTGATCTCGTCCTATTCGAAACAGGGGCGATTGTGCTCCATATCGCCGAGCGCTATGCGGGTTTGATGCCGAAGGATGCCAATGCCCGGGCGCGCGCGATCGTCTGGATGTTTACGGCGCTTAACACGATCGAGCCCCCCATCCTTGAATTGGCAAATGCCAAGCTTCTGGAGCGTGACAAGTCCTGGTATGAGGCGCGCCTGCCGCTGGTCCAAGATCGCGTCCGCGATCCGCTGGGACAGCTATCGAAGCGCCTGGGCGATGCCGACTGGCTCGAGGGTGCGTTCAGTGCGGGCGACCTGATGATGGTTTCAGTGCTGCTCAGGTTGAGGGCGTCGGGCATCCTGGACGAATATCAGAACCTTGCCGTATACGTCGCCCGCGGCGAAGCGCGGCCCGCCTACAAACGGGCCTTCGCCGCTCAGTTGGCGGTCAACAGCGGCAATCTACTAGCTCGCTGA